TGCCTCGCGTCAGATCGGTTTCTCAGCTTTGTGAAGCTTTAGACAATTTTGAAACAGTGGTTTTGATGAAAATCAGATCAATCATGCATGTCATAGAGGAAGTGTTAGAAGACAGAATGGTTGAAGTTTTTTATGCGGAGAGACTAGGAACTGAGCAACAATTTACCACTGAAAATTGGCTGCAAGTTGCGAGCCGAGAAGTCCCGTATTTTTCACTTATGATTTTAAAGAAATGAAAATAACTGTTGCTGGTTTAGGACCGGGTAATCATGAATATGTATTGCCAATAGTGCAGAGAGCATTGGCGGAAGCTGAAGTAATCATCGGCTATGATTATTATTTCCAATTTGCTGAAAAATGGATAGATCCGAGCGCTGAGCTTATCTCCATGCCATTGGGAGATGAAGAAAAGAGAGCTTATAGAGCAATAGAAGAAGCTTTGAAAGATAAAAGAGTCTTGGTAATTGGCTCTGGAGACGCAAGTGTGTACTCTATGGCAGCGATAGTTTATGAAATGACAGCCAAGCGAGATCATGATGAGATTGATTTGGAAACCTTGCCGGGAGTTTCTGCATTTTTAGCCGCTGGAAGTTTGCTGGGAGCTCCTTTAGGACATGACTTTTGTTGTATTTCGCTTTCTGATCTGATGACTCCTTGGGGAACTATTGAAAAACGAATCCGAGGCGCGGCTATGGGAGATTTTGTTACCAGCTTATATAATCCCCGTAGCAAGAAAAGGTATTGGCAGCTGGAGAGATTGAGAAAAATCTATTTGGAAGAAAGATCAGCAGACACTCCAGTAACAATTGTCAGACAAGCGACTCGGCCTGAGCAAGATATTAAGATTACCACACTTGGAGAATTGGATGTAAATGATGTTGATATGTTTTGCCTAGTAATGATCGGCAATTCACAAACTTTCAGGCATAAGAATCACTTGATTACTCCTCGAGGTTACCTCAACAGAAAACCTAAAACAGGCGGCGAAATTCAACAAGAGAGTTTCAGGATAGTCAGTGAGCATGTGAGCCAACTTCCGTTTAGCACTTCGGACAAATGGGCTGTTACCAGATTGGTTCATACGACTGGAGTCATGGATGATCATCAATATTATAAGGCAAGCTTGCAGGCAATCGATGTGATTTCTGATCATTTGAAGAAAGGAGGAGAAATAGTAACGGATGTTACAATGGTGGCTTCAGGTATCACGAGAGCATTTGTCGGTAAATACGGCAATGCTGTTCATTGTCTTTTGAATGAAAAGGAAGCCTATGAAATCGCTGAAAGTGAAGGTATAACCCGCACACAGGCAGGCATGCAATTGGCAATGAAGAAATTTCCAAATGCCCTGTATGTAGTTGGAAATGCGCCAACGGCATTATTTGAGATCACCGATAAGCTTAGAGAAGATGACAGCTTTTGTCCTGCAGGAGTTGTTGGTGTGCCAGTTGGCTTTGTAAATGTGATTGAATCCAAAGAACAATTGAGTCAGGTTCAAAATGTACCGTGGGTCATTGTTGAAGGAAATCGTGGAGGAAGCAATATTGCAGCTGCTTTGGTCAATGCGGCTTTCACTTTGGAACAGGCGGAAAACTATTATTAGATGAAAGAAGCTCATCAACATATCGACTTCTTTTTGATAGGAATAGGAGATGCTAAGCCGAGCCATTTTTCGGCTGAAGTGTTAGGGGTTATTGATTCAGCCAAATACTTTTCCGGAGGAAAAAGACATTTTGAATTGGTTAAGGATTTATTGCCAGACGGCTTTCAGTGGATTAATATCGAAGGAAGCATGCAGCGTCTTGCGGATCAATATCAATCGCTTAATAGCCAGCTTGTCGTCTTTGCGTCGGGAGATCCGTATTTCTATGGTTTTGGCAATACGCTCAAAAGGCTTCTTCCGGAAGCTAAGCATCATTCATTTCCTTATTTCAACAGCTTGCAAATCTTGTGTCACAGGCATGCGATCAATTATAATGAATTAGTGAGTGTGACAGTGCATGGCAGAACTTGGAAAGCTCTTGATACAGTTTTTATAGAAGGAAAAAGGTTGATAGGTGTGCTTACTGATCAGCATAAGTCACCTCAAGCGATTGCCCAAAGGATGTTGCAATACGGTTTTGATCAATATCAGATGTTGGTGGGACAGAATCTGGGAAGCGATAGTGAGATAACAGGGATCTATTCTTTGGATGAAGCCCAGAATCAGAAATTCTCAACGCTAAATTGTGTTTTGCTGATCGCTGAAAAAGAACAAGCGTATCGATTGGGAATACCTGATGAAGAATTTGCTCTTCTTGATAATCGCGCAAAAATGATCACCAAGATGCCTATTAGGCTTGCGACTATTCAGGCTTTGGAACTTCATCAAGCTGAGACCTTTTGGGATATCGGGTTTTGCACGGGTTCTGTGGCTATAGAAGCGAAGAGATTATTTCCAAGAATAAACGTTCTGGCGATAGAAAGAAGAGAAAAGTGTGAAGGCATCATACAAGAAAATGCTGAGCGGTTCTCTACTCCGGGAATCGAAATATTGATGGGTGATTTTTTCGAATTGGATTTGAAAGCATATCCAATTCCTGATGGTGTATTTATAGGCGGACACGGAGGAAGGTTGGAAGAAATGATCAGAATACTTTTTGAAATTAACCCTAATATAAAGTTAGTCTGTAATGCTGTTCAGGATTCTACTTTTGAGACTTTTTTAAGAGTTAGCGAAGAACTAAAAATGAGCATTCAGACCTTGCAAATGCAGACAGATGACAATAATCCTATTCGCATCATGTCAGCAAAAAAATTGACCAACAAAGAAAACTACTGTTAAGATGATAAAGAAAATATGTTTCATTGCCTTCACTGACCAAGGAATACGATTGTCTCGTATGTTGCAATCTCAATTTCCAAAATCAGTTGTTATAAGCACAAGAGATTCCGAATATGAAGAAGTTTCTCAAGTTGAATCTATTGATGAATATTTGAAAAATA
The Aureibacter tunicatorum DNA segment above includes these coding regions:
- the cobJ gene encoding precorrin-3B C(17)-methyltransferase, producing MKITVAGLGPGNHEYVLPIVQRALAEAEVIIGYDYYFQFAEKWIDPSAELISMPLGDEEKRAYRAIEEALKDKRVLVIGSGDASVYSMAAIVYEMTAKRDHDEIDLETLPGVSAFLAAGSLLGAPLGHDFCCISLSDLMTPWGTIEKRIRGAAMGDFVTSLYNPRSKKRYWQLERLRKIYLEERSADTPVTIVRQATRPEQDIKITTLGELDVNDVDMFCLVMIGNSQTFRHKNHLITPRGYLNRKPKTGGEIQQESFRIVSEHVSQLPFSTSDKWAVTRLVHTTGVMDDHQYYKASLQAIDVISDHLKKGGEIVTDVTMVASGITRAFVGKYGNAVHCLLNEKEAYEIAESEGITRTQAGMQLAMKKFPNALYVVGNAPTALFEITDKLREDDSFCPAGVVGVPVGFVNVIESKEQLSQVQNVPWVIVEGNRGGSNIAAALVNAAFTLEQAENYY
- the cbiE gene encoding precorrin-6y C5,15-methyltransferase (decarboxylating) subunit CbiE, with translation MKEAHQHIDFFLIGIGDAKPSHFSAEVLGVIDSAKYFSGGKRHFELVKDLLPDGFQWINIEGSMQRLADQYQSLNSQLVVFASGDPYFYGFGNTLKRLLPEAKHHSFPYFNSLQILCHRHAINYNELVSVTVHGRTWKALDTVFIEGKRLIGVLTDQHKSPQAIAQRMLQYGFDQYQMLVGQNLGSDSEITGIYSLDEAQNQKFSTLNCVLLIAEKEQAYRLGIPDEEFALLDNRAKMITKMPIRLATIQALELHQAETFWDIGFCTGSVAIEAKRLFPRINVLAIERREKCEGIIQENAERFSTPGIEILMGDFFELDLKAYPIPDGVFIGGHGGRLEEMIRILFEINPNIKLVCNAVQDSTFETFLRVSEELKMSIQTLQMQTDDNNPIRIMSAKKLTNKENYC